The window TCGGGGCTGCCCGTCGTCAGCACATGCGCGGCCGGTGTCCCCGAGGTGAGGGGTGCACCGTCGAAGCGGTCCATGAGCGCGGGCCGGCTGCCCAGGCTGCCCTCCACCCGCAGCCTGCCCTCCGCCGACGTCATCACCACGAGGGTCTGGATCCGGAAGGCGGGCATCAGCTGGTCGCCGGCCAGCTCGATCACGTCCTTGGTGGCGACCGCCTCGGTGAGGGTCGCTGCCAGATGCATCAGGTGGTACAGCGCACCGGCCCGGGTGGGGACGGTCGAGATCGGGGGCAGCGGGGGTGTCGGATCGTCCGTGGGCCCCGGCTCCGTGGTGGGGATGATGCGGACGCTGATGCCGGTGTTGTCCGGGAAGAGGTGAAAGGTCAGCCATCGGTCCGGGGGCCGCAGCACGGTGAAGGACGTCTGCTGACGGCCGATGACGGCAGCCCGGTAGTGGTCCTCGACGGCCGGATTGTTCAGCCAGGGGAGCGACACCCAGGGCAGGGTCCCCAGCACGTCCTCGGCCCTGGCCCCCAGCAGGGCGGAGGCGGCGTCGTTGAGGAAGGTGATCGAACCGTCCATGGCCAGCGCGCAGCTTCCTCCGGGGAGCCGCTGGACGAACTCCGCGGCGCCAAGGGCTTCGGCCGGCCCGGGCGGCACCGGTTCCGGTCGGGGCAGCACCCGCGGCTGGGCGCCGGGAAGAACCGGGGAGCCTCTGCTCTCGGCCTGCTGCAGGAGCATCCCGATGGAGTGGCAGCCCGCGAGGAAGGCCCGGCGCTCGTCGGACGACAGCTCCGGCGAGTGGGATCCGGGCCACAGCAGGACCACCCCGCCCCGGTCGGAGGCGCCGGTACGGACCGGGGCGGCGCAGAGGGCGAAGCGGTACGGCAGGACGAGAGCGGTACGCGGATAGCGTCGGGCCAGCTCCTCCTGGCTGCCCAGCCAGATCGGACAACGCAGGCGTACGGCGTCGGCCACCGGCATGGGCGCGGACAGCGGGACCCTGGTCCACAGGGCGGCGAGCTGAGCCGGCGCCCCGGCCAGGACCGTCAGGTGCAGCGTCGTGCCGTTCCTCGGCAGCAGGTACAGCATGGCCACCGAGGCGCCGGACTCGCGCACGACACGGGCCACGGCGCCGTCCAGCAGCTCCGTACCCGGATCGGTGGCGGCGACAGGTGCCGCGTGGTCGTGCACGTTCTCCAGCGTCCCCCGGGAGAAGCGGCCCCGCACCCGCTGCCGCTCACGGTGTGCGCGGACGGTGAGCCGGCGGGCACGCGGGCGGCCCGGGCACGCGAAAGGGCCCGGATGCCGGGGAGCATCCGGGCCCTCTCACACGGGCACAGGAGGTTACGGGAGCTGGGCCGCCCGCGCCTCACGCCTGTTGTCACGGAAGGTGTTCACCCGCCGCGCCGTGGCGAAGAGCGGGATCACCGCCCCCAGGACGACCTGGAGCGCACAGCCGGTCTGCAGGAGCAGCTGGCCACCCGGGGCGTCGAACGCCCAGGCGGCGAGGAGCCCCATCGCGGAGACGATCCAGCTCAGCATGGCCACCGCGAGGACACCCCGCGGCTTGGGGTACTCGACCCTGCTGACCATCAGCCACGCCACGCCGACGATGGCGAGCAGCGTCGGCACGAAGGGCAGCTCCAGGAGCACGATCGAGACGACCGTCAGCGCTCCGAAGGGGCTCGGCATGCCCTGGAACATGCCGTCCTTCAAGGTCACGCAGGAGAATCTGGCGAGCCTGAGCACCACGGCCAGCAGCACCACGATCGCCGCGAGCGCCGACACGCGCTGGTGCGCGTCGTCGGCGACCATGCCGTACACCAGCACGAAGTACGCCGGTGCGAGGCCGAAGCTGATCAGGTCGGAGAGGTTGTCCAGCTCCGCGCCCATCGGCGAGGACCGCAGCTTGCGTGCCACGAGCCCGTCGAAGAGGTCGAACACCGCCGCCATGAGCATGAGGATCACGGCGGTGGCTGCGGAGTGCCGGGCCATGCCCGACTCGTCACTGCCGGTGAGGTGCGGGATGAGGATTCCCGTGGTGGTGAAGTACACCGCCATGAACCCGCACGTGGCGTTACCGAGCGTGAGGGTGTCCGCTATCGACAGCCGCATCGAGAGCGGCATGTCCTCGGCGTCCTCCTCCTCGGCCTCCGGAACCCAGCCGGCCTGCGTCTCAGGATCAACTACGGTCAATTCGAGTCACCCCCGCGGTCGTGGCCTGGCCGACCTCGACCGCGACCTCGACACCTTCCGGAAGGTAGATGTCGACGCGCGAGCCGAAGCGGATCAGACCGATGCGTTCGCCCTGCTCCACCTTCGTACCCTGCGGGATGTAGGGGACGATGCGACGGGCGACCGCTCCCGCGATCTGCACCATCTCGATGTCGCCGAGCTCGGTGTCGAAGTGCCAGACAACGCGTTCGTTGTTCTCGCTCTCCTTGTTGAACGCCGGAACGAACCCGCCAGGGATGTGTTCGACCGAGGTCACGGTGCCGGCCAGGGGGGCCCGGTTCACGTGGACGTTCAGCGGGCTCATGAAGATCGCGACGCGGGTGCGCCCGTCCTTCCACGGCATGATGCTCTGCACCACGCCGTCGGCCGGCGAGATGACGCGGCCCTGGGTGATCTCGCGCTCGGGGTCGCGGAAGAACCACAGCATGCCCGCCGCGAGCGCGGTGGTGGGCACGGCCACGGCCGCCCAGCGCCCGGACCGGCGGGCCCGGGCGAGGCTGAGCGCCGCGGTTGCGACGGTCGGGAGGAGCCACGGCGATGCTCCGCGGGCGAGGCGGACCCCGCCGCGGGATGCAGAGTTCTGACTGTCGGGCATGGATGACCTTCGTAGCGGATGATGCCGCGCTGGCAACGGGGGGACGGCGGCTTTCCGGCGATGCTATCGGGTGCGAGCGGCAACTGGGCAAGCCAGCAGCCGAGTCGGACAGCTGAAAGGCTCCGGACGAGGTTGACAGGGTGTGATGTTCTTCGCCACCAAATCATCTCGAAGGGGACAATCAGCCCTGGAGTCGGTACTCCTCGAGCAGCCGGCGACCGATGATCATTTTCTGGATCTCGGCGGTACCTTCACCGATCAGCAGCATCGGGGCCTCACGGTAGAGGCGCTCGATCTCGTACTCCTTGGAGAAGCCGTAGCCGCCGTGGATACGGAAGGCGTCCTCGACGACTTCCTTGCAGTACTCGGAGGCGAGGTACTTCGCCATCCCTGCCTCCAGGTCGTTCCGCTCCCCGGAGTCCTTTTTGCGTGCTGCGTTGACCATCATCGCATGGGCCGCTTCGACCTTGGTGGCCATTTCGGCCAGTTTGAACTGGATCGCCTGGTGCTGGGCGATGGGTTTTCCGAAGGTCTCACGCTGCTGGGCGTACGAAACACCCAGTTCGAATGCACGTTGCGCGACACCGCAGCCACGTGCGGCGACATTCACCCGTCCTACCTCGACACCGTCCATCATTTGGTAAAAACCTCGGCCGGTGGTGCCGCCCAGAACACGATTGGCCGGAATGCGCAGTCCGTCCATGATGAGTTCGGTCGTGTCGACGCCCTTGTAGCCCATCTTGTCGATCTTCCCGGGGATCGTGAGTCCGGGACGGACCTCGCCGAAACCCGACTCCTTCTCGACGAGGAAGGTCGTCATCGACCTGTGCGGCGCGGCGGCCGCCTCGTCAGGGAAGTGTCCTTCGTCACTCCTGCACAGGACGGCCACGAGCGTGGAGGATCCGCCGTTCGTCAGCCACATCTTCTGGCCGTCCAGGACGTACTCGTCGCCGTCGCGGACGCCCTTCGAGGAGATCGCCGCCACGTCGGACCCCAGCGCCGGCTCGGACATCGAGAACGCGCCGCGCACCTCGCCCAGCGCCATGCGCGGGAGGAAGGTGTCCTTCTGCTCCTGCGTGCCGTGCTGCTTGAGCATGTACGCCACGATGAAGTGCGTGTTGATGATGCCCGACACGCTCATCCAGCCGCGGGCGATCTCCTCGACGCACAGCGCGTAGGTGAGCAGCGACTCGCCCAGACCGCCGTACTCCTCGGGAATCATCAGCCCGAACAGGCCGAGTTCCTTGAGTCCTTCGACGATTTCCGTCGGGTACTCGTCGCGGTGCTCCAGCGCGGTCGCGACGGGAATGATCTCCTTGTCGACGAAATCACGGACCGTGGAGAGGATTTCCTGCTGGACGTCCGTCAGGCCGGCGGTCTGCGCGAGTCGGCTCATGGCTACTTCTCCACGTTCTTCTGCGGCGGCTGGATCGGCTCCGGGCGGCCGGGCTGTTCGCCGCCCCGCTCCTTGATGTACGTCTCGGTGGGGACCATCACCTTGCGGCGGAACACGCAGACGAGCGTGCCGTCCTGCTTGTACCCCTTCGTCTCGACGTGGACGACGCCGCGGTCGCTCCTGGACCTCGACGGGGTCTTGTCGAGCACGGTCGTCTCGCCGTAGATCGTGTCGCCGTGGAAGGTGGGTGCGACGTGCTTCAGCGATTCCACCTCCAGGTTGGCGATCGCCTTGCCGGAGACGTCCGGCACCGACATCCCGAGCAGCAACGAGTAGATGTAGTTGCCCACGACGACGTTCTTGCCGAAATCGGTCGTCCGCTCGGCGTAATTGCTGTCCATGTGCAGCGGATGGTGATTCATGGTCAGCAGGCAGAAGAGGTGGTCGTCGTATTCCGTGACCGTTTTCCCGGGCCAGTGCTTGTAGAGAGCACCGACCTCGAACTCCTCAAAAGTGCGGCCGAACTGCATGTCAGGCCTCCGGAGCTTCGAACTTGGAGGTGCGCTGCATGCCGGCTGCACGGCCCTTGCCGGCGATGACCAGGGCCATCTTGCGGCTGGCCTCGTCGATCATCTCGTCGCCGAGCATCGCGGAGCCCTTCTTCCCGCCCTCCTCCGACGTGCACCAGTCGTAGGCGTCCAGGATGAGCTCGGCGTGGTCGTAGTCCTCCTGCGACGGCGAGAACACCTCGTTCGCCGCGTCCACCTGTCCGGGGTGCAGCACCCACTTGCCGTCGAAGCCCAGGGCCGCGGCACGGCCGGCCACCTCGCGGTAGGCGTCCACGTCGCGGATCTGGAGGAAGGGGCCGTCGATCGCCTGGAGGTCGTGCGTCCGGGCCGCCATCAGGATGCGCATCAGGATGTAGTGGTAGGCGTCGGCCGGGTAGCCGGGCGGCTGCTGGCCGACGACCAGGGTCTTCATGTTGATCGAGGCCATGAAGTCGGCGGGGCCGAAGATCAGGGTCTCCAGGCGCGGCGAGGCGGCGGCGATGTCGTCGATGTTCACCAGGCCCTTGGCGTTCTCGATCTGCGCCTCGATGCCGATCCGGCCGACCTCGAAGCCCATGGTCTTCTCGATCTGGGTCAGCAGCAGGTCCAACGCGATGACCTGCTGCGCGTCCTGGACCTTCGGAAGCATGATGCAGTCGAGGTTCGGGCCCGCGCCCTCGACGACCGTGATGACGTCACGGTAGGTCCAGTGGGTCGTCCAGTCGTTCACCCGGACGACCCGGGTCTTGCCGGTCCAGTCGCCGCCGTTGAGCGCGTCGACGATGTGGTGCCGGGCGCCCTCCTTGGCGAGCGGCGCGCACGCGTCCTCCAGGTCCAGGAACACCTGGTCGGCCGGGAGGCCCTGGGCCTTCTCCAGGAACCGCGGGTTCGACCCCGGAACGGCCAGACACGAACGGCGCGGACGCAGCCGGTTCACGGGGGCCGGGGTGGTGGCGGGCGACGGGCTGGGCGTGGTCATGCGGGGACCTCCAGAGGGTCGAGCTTGTTCGCTGTCCGGATCTCGTCGACGATACGGCCGATGATCTCCGTGATGCCGAAGTCCTTCGGGGTGAAGACGGCGGCGACACCGGCCTCGATGAGAGCCCGGGCGTCGGCCTGCGGGATGATGCCGCCGGCGATCACCGGGATGTCCGTGGCGCCCGCCTCGCGCAGCCGGTTCAGCACGTCCGGTACGAGCTCGGCGTGCGAGCCGGACAGGATGGACAGCCCGACGCAGTGCACGTCCTCGGCCAGCGCGGCGTCCGTGATCTGTTCCGGGGTCAGCCTGATGCCCTGGTAGACCACCTCGAAGCCGGCGTCCCTGGCACGTACGGCGATCTGCTCGGCGCCGTTGGAATGCCCGTCGAGGCCCGGCTTGCCGACCAGCAGGCGCAGCCGGCCCACCCCGAGGTCGTCCGCGGTGCGGGACACCTTCTCGCGTACCAGGGCGAGCGGGGTGCCGGGTTCCGCGGTGACCGCGACCGGCGCGGACGAGACGCCCGTGGGCGCCCGGAACTCGCCGAACACGTCGCGCAGGGCCCAGGCCCATTCGCCCGTGGTGACGCCCGCCCGGGCGCACTCGACCGTCGCCTCCATCAGGTTCCCGGTGCCCGCCGCGGTCTTCTTCAGGGCGGTCAGCGCCTCGGTGGCGCGGGCCTCGTCGCGGTTGTCGCGCCACTCGTGCAGCGCGGCCACGACCCTGGCCTCGTTCTCGGGATCCACCGTCATGATGGCGGCGTCGAGATCGGCGGTCAGGGGGTTGGGCTCGGTCGTCTCGTAGATGTTGACGCCGACGATCTTCTCGTCGCCGGCCTCGATCCGGGCACGCCGGGCGGCGTGCGAGGAGACCAGCTCCGACTTGAGGTACCCGGACTCGACGGCGGCCATCGCGCCGCCCATCTGCTGGATCCGGTCGATCTCGGCCAGTGACTCGGTGACCAGCTCGTCCACCTTGGCCTCGATGACGTGCGAACCGGCGAAGATGTCCTCGTACTCCAGCAGGTCGCTCTCGTGCGCGAGCACCTGCTGGATGCGCAGCGACCACTGCTGGTCCCACGGGCGGGGCAGTCCCAGCGCCTCGTTCCAGGCGGGAAGCTGCACAGCGCGGGCGCGGGCGTCCTTGGAGAGGGTGACGGCCAGCATCTCCAGCACGATGCGCTGGACGTTGTTCTCCGGCTGCGCCTCGGTCAGCCCCAGGGAGTTGACCTGCACCCCGTAACGGAAGCGGCGCTGCTTGGCGTTCGCGATGCCGTAGCGCTCGCGCGTGACCCGGTCCCAGATGCGGCCGAACGCGCGCATCTTGCACATCTCCTCGATGAAGCGGACGCCCGCGTTCACGAAGAAGGAGATGCGGGCGACGACATCGCCGAACCTCTCCTCGGGGATCTGGCCGGAGTCGCGCACCGCGTCGAGGACCGCGATGGCCGTCGACATGGCGTACGCGATCTCCTGGACCGGCGTGGCTCCGGCCTCCTGCAGGTGGTAGCTGCAGATGTTGATGGGGTTCCACTTGGGGATGCGGTTGACCGTGTACGTGATCATGTCCGTCGTCAGCCGCAGCGACGGGCCCGGAGGGAAGACGTGCGTTCCCCGGGACAGGTACTCCTTGACGATGTCGTTCTGGGTCGTGCCCTGGAGCCTGTCCGGGTCGGCGCCCTGCTCCTCGGCGACCACCTGGTAGAGCGCCAGCAGCCACATGGCGGTGGCGTTGATCGTCATCGAGGTGTTCATCTGCTCCAGGGGGATGTCCTGGAACAGCCGCCTCATGTCACCGAGGTGCGAGACGGGCACGCCGACCCGGCCCACCTCGCCGCGGGCGAGGACGTGGTCCGGGTCGTAGCCGGTCTGCGTGGGCAGATCGAAGGCGACCGAGAGACCCGTCTGCCCCTTGGCGAGGTTGCGCCGGTAGAGCTCGTTGGACGCTTCGGCGGTCGAGTGACCGGCGTAGGTCCGCATGAGCCACGGACGGTCCTTCTGACGTTCGGTCATGGTGGACCTCAGACGTTGCGGAAGCGGTTGATGGCGTCGACGTGCTGCTCGCGGAGCTCCGTGTCGCGCACACCGAGGCCCTCCCGGGGGGCGAGCGCGAGGACGCCGACCTTGCCCTGGTGGAGGTTGCGGTGCACGTCGTACGCGGCCTGGCCGGTGTCCTCCAGGGAGTAGACCTTGGAGAGCGTCGGGTGGATCCTGCCCTTGGCGATGAGGCGGTTGGCCTCCCACGCCTCGCGGTAGTTGGCGAAGTGCGAGCCGATGATCCGCTTCAGCGACATCCACAGGTAGCGGTTGTCGTACTCGTGCATGTAGCCCGAAGTGGACGCGCAGGTCGTGATGGTGCCGCCCTTGCGGGTGACGTAGACCGAGGCGCCGAAGGTCTCGCGACCCGGGTGCTCGAAGACGATGTCGATGTCCTCGCCGCCGGTGAACTCGCGGATGCGCTTGCCGAAGCGCTTCCACTCCTTCGGGTCCTGGGTGCGCTCGTCCTTCCAGAACTTGTAGCCCTCGGCGCTGCGGTCGATGATCGCGGTCGCGCCCATCTTCCGGCAGATCTCCGCCTTCTGGTCGCTGGAGACGACACAGATCGGGTTGGCGCCGCCGGCCAGCGCGAACTGCGTGGCGTAGGAGCCGAGTCCGCCGCTGGCGCCCCAGATCAGCACGTTGTCGCCCTGCTTCATGCCGGCGCCGTTGCGCGAGACGAGCTGGCGGTACGCGGTGGAGTTGACCAGGCCCGGGGAGGCGGCCTCCTCCCAGCTGAGGTGCTTCGGCTTCGGCATCAGCTGGTTGGACTTCACGAGCGCGATCTCGGCGAGGCCGCCGAAGTTGGTCTCGAAGCCCCAGATGCGCTGCTCGGGGTCGAGCATCGTGTCGTTGTGCCCGTCGGAGGACTCCAGCTCGACCGAGAGGCAGTGTGCGACGACCTCGTCACCCGGGTTCCAGGCGTTGACGCCGGGGCCGGTGCGCAGGACGACGCCCGCCAGGTCGGAACCGATGACGTGGTAGGGCAGGTCGTGGCGCTTGCTGAGGTCGCTGAGCTTGCCGTAGCGCTCCAGGAAGCCGAAGGTCGAGACCGGCTCGAAGATCGAGGTCCAGACGGAGTTGTAGTTCACCGAGCTGGCCATGACGGCGACCAGGGCCTCGCCCGGGCCGAGCTCGGGCACCGGCACGTCCTCGACGTGGAGGGACTTGCGCGGGTCCTTGTCGCGGCTGGCGACCCCGGCGAACATCTCCGCCTCGTCCTTGTGCACGGTCACCGCGCGGTACGACTCGGGGATGGACAGGGCGGCGAAGTCCGCGGCCGTGCTGTCCTGCGACTGGATCGCGTCCAGGATTTCCTTCACGGTGATGCCTCCGGCAGATCGGGTCTCCGGCGTCGAGGGAACGCCGGAGGGACCCCTATGGGCAGGGGAGCGTGCGGTGTGGAGGTGTGCCGTCGGTTCGGCGGGTGGTGCGTGGCCTGCTCGGTGGAGCAGAAGGGTTGCCTGTGACGCAGGCGCCCGGGCGCGCGGACACGTGGTCTGCGGGGACAGCCGGCGTACGAGAGATCTCTGCACGCCGGCCGCCCGGACTCCTTCAACGTATGGCACTCCGTGACAGGTGGCAAGGCACCCAGTGCCAACAATTTCTCTCAGTTGTCATCTCGTAGGCACGCATGAGCAACATCATGGCCGGTATGCCTGGTTGATCCCGTGGGCGACGGCCCTACGGCGTGGTGCGGTACACGTACGGCGTCGTCGTCCCGAGGGCGGTGAAGCCGAGCCGCCCGAGGATCGGGGCCGACAGCCCGGTCGCGTCGACCTGCAGGAAGCGGTACCCGAGGTCCGCCGCGATCCGGGCCCGGTGGGCGACCAGCGCGCGGTACACCCCCCGGCCCCGCCAGGGGGCCGACGTGCCCCCTCCCCAGAGCCCGGCGAAGCCCGTCCCCGGGTACAGCTCCATCCGGGCGGAACTCACCGGCTCGTCCCCGGCCGTCACCACCACCGCGACGAACGTGTCGGGGGCCTCCGCGAGCCGGGCCAGGCTCTGGTGCCGCAGCCGCGAACCGTCCGTGCCGAACGCCAGCTCATGGGCCCGCACCATCAGCTCCACCCCGGCGGCGTCCGTCACCGTCCGCAGCGTCAGCCCCTCGGGGAGCTCGGCGGGCGCGGCCAGATCCGCCGCCGGTGCGACCAGCAGCGTCTCCGGCGGCTCGGCCGCGAATCCGGCGGCCGACAGGAGCGCGCCGAGCCCGGGCGGGTCGTCGTGTGCGTACAGCTTCCACTCGAACTCGGGGATTCCCAGGGCGGTGTAGTACTCCACCTGCGCCGCGATCTCCGTCCGGGCGCGGCCGGGGGAGAGGCCGGGGGCTGTCCACACCACGCCGTTCCAGTCGTCGGCGCCGCCGGTCCGCCGCACGACGTCGCCCGCTCGCTCGACCCGTGTGCCGGGACCGTCGGGGCGGGCGTGTTCGCGCATCTCGCGGTCGAACACAGTCAGCATCTCATCGGTTTCCATGGGTGCATCCGAGCACGTCCGCACCCTGCCCGACCACCGGTTTCTCCCTCCGGCGGCGTCAACGCGCGGGTTCGGGGCAGGTGGAAGTGATCTTGATCGGGCACGGCGGACAGGGGCGGGCAGGACGATGGCGATACGGGTGCGCAGACACGGCCGCGAGGGGCGCGGCCATGCTTTCGACCTGCGGCGGACGGCGTTCGGGTTCACACTCCTCGCCGTCCTCGTCTGCGGCGCGGGCCTGACGGTGCGCGCGGTCCTCCGCAGTGCCGAACGGCACCCGGCCGTCGCCGTGGTCGTCGCCGCGCTGCTGGTGGCCGGGGCCGCCGCGCTCCTGCGCGGGCGCCGCAACCGGAGAGCGGCCGCCGACGCGGCTGCGGCGGCGCTGGAGGCCGCGTACGAGGTCGTGGACGCCGCCCTGGAGGAGCAGACCGCCGCGGAGACCGTGGCGGCCACCGAAGAACTGCGGCGCCCCGTACCGGTCGACTACGCGGCCCTGGACCCGTACGAGTTCGAGGAGGCCGTGGCCGGGCTCTGCCGACGCGACGGCTGCCGGGACGCCGAGGTCGTCGGGGGCGCCGGCGACCTCGGCGCGGACGTCGTCGCCACCCTGCCGGACGGCCGGCGCCTGGTCGTCCAGTGCAAGCGGTACACGGCCGACAACAAGGTGGGATCCCAGGACCTCCAGCGCTTCGGGGGCACCTGCTACGCGGTGCACGGCGCGGAGGCGGCCGTGGTCGTCACCACCGGCGCGTTCACCGGGCCCGCTCTGGAGTACGCCGAGCAGTGCGGGATCCTCTGCGTCGACCTCGACGGGCTCACCGCGTGGAGCGAGGGCAGTGCGGCCCCGCCCTGGCACGCCGGGGCGCCCGTGGAGCCCGGCGGCACGATGGCCGCGGAGCCCGTCACGGGGTGAAGGCGCCGCTCAGCGCTCCTCCAGCGCCTTCCGGATCGTGCGCATGACCTCGTCGAGCGGGGCGTCGACGCGGGCCACGGCCACCAGCACCTCGCCCTCCGCCGACACGGAGGCCGCGGGGGCGGCGGAGGTCCTCGCGGGGTCACCGCCCACGGTGCGCCCCGCTCCGATCCCGGTGCCGAAGGTCTCGCGCACGATCGCGAACGCGTGGTCGAGCTGCGCCTCCACGTCCCCCTGGCCGCCCGCCCGCAGCCAGCGCCGCAGCACATGGTTGTGCGCGGTCACCACGGCGGAGGCGGCGACCTCGGCCAGCAGGGGGTCGTCGTTGCCGACGTGGTGGTCCCGCTCGTCGAAATGGCCCAGGAGATAACGGGTGAACAGTCGCTCGTAGCGGGCCACCGAGGCGATCTCGGCCTCCCGGAGCGT is drawn from Streptomyces sp. NBC_00178 and contains these coding sequences:
- a CDS encoding acyl-CoA dehydrogenase family protein, with translation MSRLAQTAGLTDVQQEILSTVRDFVDKEIIPVATALEHRDEYPTEIVEGLKELGLFGLMIPEEYGGLGESLLTYALCVEEIARGWMSVSGIINTHFIVAYMLKQHGTQEQKDTFLPRMALGEVRGAFSMSEPALGSDVAAISSKGVRDGDEYVLDGQKMWLTNGGSSTLVAVLCRSDEGHFPDEAAAAPHRSMTTFLVEKESGFGEVRPGLTIPGKIDKMGYKGVDTTELIMDGLRIPANRVLGGTTGRGFYQMMDGVEVGRVNVAARGCGVAQRAFELGVSYAQQRETFGKPIAQHQAIQFKLAEMATKVEAAHAMMVNAARKKDSGERNDLEAGMAKYLASEYCKEVVEDAFRIHGGYGFSKEYEIERLYREAPMLLIGEGTAEIQKMIIGRRLLEEYRLQG
- a CDS encoding phosphatidylserine decarboxylase; protein product: MPDSQNSASRGGVRLARGASPWLLPTVATAALSLARARRSGRWAAVAVPTTALAAGMLWFFRDPEREITQGRVISPADGVVQSIMPWKDGRTRVAIFMSPLNVHVNRAPLAGTVTSVEHIPGGFVPAFNKESENNERVVWHFDTELGDIEMVQIAGAVARRIVPYIPQGTKVEQGERIGLIRFGSRVDIYLPEGVEVAVEVGQATTAGVTRIDRS
- the pssA gene encoding CDP-diacylglycerol--serine O-phosphatidyltransferase → MTVVDPETQAGWVPEAEEEDAEDMPLSMRLSIADTLTLGNATCGFMAVYFTTTGILIPHLTGSDESGMARHSAATAVILMLMAAVFDLFDGLVARKLRSSPMGAELDNLSDLISFGLAPAYFVLVYGMVADDAHQRVSALAAIVVLLAVVLRLARFSCVTLKDGMFQGMPSPFGALTVVSIVLLELPFVPTLLAIVGVAWLMVSRVEYPKPRGVLAVAMLSWIVSAMGLLAAWAFDAPGGQLLLQTGCALQVVLGAVIPLFATARRVNTFRDNRREARAAQLP
- a CDS encoding MaoC family dehydratase, yielding MQFGRTFEEFEVGALYKHWPGKTVTEYDDHLFCLLTMNHHPLHMDSNYAERTTDFGKNVVVGNYIYSLLLGMSVPDVSGKAIANLEVESLKHVAPTFHGDTIYGETTVLDKTPSRSRSDRGVVHVETKGYKQDGTLVCVFRRKVMVPTETYIKERGGEQPGRPEPIQPPQKNVEK
- a CDS encoding HpcH/HpaI aldolase/citrate lyase family protein, giving the protein MTTPSPSPATTPAPVNRLRPRRSCLAVPGSNPRFLEKAQGLPADQVFLDLEDACAPLAKEGARHHIVDALNGGDWTGKTRVVRVNDWTTHWTYRDVITVVEGAGPNLDCIMLPKVQDAQQVIALDLLLTQIEKTMGFEVGRIGIEAQIENAKGLVNIDDIAAASPRLETLIFGPADFMASINMKTLVVGQQPPGYPADAYHYILMRILMAARTHDLQAIDGPFLQIRDVDAYREVAGRAAALGFDGKWVLHPGQVDAANEVFSPSQEDYDHAELILDAYDWCTSEEGGKKGSAMLGDEMIDEASRKMALVIAGKGRAAGMQRTSKFEAPEA
- the ccrA gene encoding crotonyl-CoA carboxylase/reductase — its product is MKEILDAIQSQDSTAADFAALSIPESYRAVTVHKDEAEMFAGVASRDKDPRKSLHVEDVPVPELGPGEALVAVMASSVNYNSVWTSIFEPVSTFGFLERYGKLSDLSKRHDLPYHVIGSDLAGVVLRTGPGVNAWNPGDEVVAHCLSVELESSDGHNDTMLDPEQRIWGFETNFGGLAEIALVKSNQLMPKPKHLSWEEAASPGLVNSTAYRQLVSRNGAGMKQGDNVLIWGASGGLGSYATQFALAGGANPICVVSSDQKAEICRKMGATAIIDRSAEGYKFWKDERTQDPKEWKRFGKRIREFTGGEDIDIVFEHPGRETFGASVYVTRKGGTITTCASTSGYMHEYDNRYLWMSLKRIIGSHFANYREAWEANRLIAKGRIHPTLSKVYSLEDTGQAAYDVHRNLHQGKVGVLALAPREGLGVRDTELREQHVDAINRFRNV
- a CDS encoding restriction endonuclease, which codes for MAIRVRRHGREGRGHAFDLRRTAFGFTLLAVLVCGAGLTVRAVLRSAERHPAVAVVVAALLVAGAAALLRGRRNRRAAADAAAAALEAAYEVVDAALEEQTAAETVAATEELRRPVPVDYAALDPYEFEEAVAGLCRRDGCRDAEVVGGAGDLGADVVATLPDGRRLVVQCKRYTADNKVGSQDLQRFGGTCYAVHGAEAAVVVTTGAFTGPALEYAEQCGILCVDLDGLTAWSEGSAAPPWHAGAPVEPGGTMAAEPVTG
- a CDS encoding SpoIIE family protein phosphatase encodes the protein MHDHAAPVAATDPGTELLDGAVARVVRESGASVAMLYLLPRNGTTLHLTVLAGAPAQLAALWTRVPLSAPMPVADAVRLRCPIWLGSQEELARRYPRTALVLPYRFALCAAPVRTGASDRGGVVLLWPGSHSPELSSDERRAFLAGCHSIGMLLQQAESRGSPVLPGAQPRVLPRPEPVPPGPAEALGAAEFVQRLPGGSCALAMDGSITFLNDAASALLGARAEDVLGTLPWVSLPWLNNPAVEDHYRAAVIGRQQTSFTVLRPPDRWLTFHLFPDNTGISVRIIPTTEPGPTDDPTPPLPPISTVPTRAGALYHLMHLAATLTEAVATKDVIELAGDQLMPAFRIQTLVVMTSAEGRLRVEGSLGSRPALMDRFDGAPLTSGTPAAHVLTTGSPDFYASFDDLRRAYPSADLRHAVAACAFLPLVVSGRPIGSLVLAYDRPHHFGDEERALLTSIAGLVAQALDRARLYDAKDRLAHSLQAHLLPQTLPAVPGLDVAARYLPSTRGMGIGGDFYDLIRLDENTVAAAIGDVQGHNENAAALMGQVRTAVHASAGAPPDEVLARTNRLVMDLDPGLFTSCLYVHLDLAGRRAVLATAGHPPPLLRQPDGQTEALRLPPGILLGIDPAARYPTAEVPLPLGAALALFTDGLVEAPGVDLDDATSDLAEHFALALDQDMDSVADTLVRYARGATPGTDDIALLLINALRDES
- a CDS encoding GNAT family N-acetyltransferase, with protein sequence METDEMLTVFDREMREHARPDGPGTRVERAGDVVRRTGGADDWNGVVWTAPGLSPGRARTEIAAQVEYYTALGIPEFEWKLYAHDDPPGLGALLSAAGFAAEPPETLLVAPAADLAAPAELPEGLTLRTVTDAAGVELMVRAHELAFGTDGSRLRHQSLARLAEAPDTFVAVVVTAGDEPVSSARMELYPGTGFAGLWGGGTSAPWRGRGVYRALVAHRARIAADLGYRFLQVDATGLSAPILGRLGFTALGTTTPYVYRTTP
- a CDS encoding protein meaA; the encoded protein is MTERQKDRPWLMRTYAGHSTAEASNELYRRNLAKGQTGLSVAFDLPTQTGYDPDHVLARGEVGRVGVPVSHLGDMRRLFQDIPLEQMNTSMTINATAMWLLALYQVVAEEQGADPDRLQGTTQNDIVKEYLSRGTHVFPPGPSLRLTTDMITYTVNRIPKWNPINICSYHLQEAGATPVQEIAYAMSTAIAVLDAVRDSGQIPEERFGDVVARISFFVNAGVRFIEEMCKMRAFGRIWDRVTRERYGIANAKQRRFRYGVQVNSLGLTEAQPENNVQRIVLEMLAVTLSKDARARAVQLPAWNEALGLPRPWDQQWSLRIQQVLAHESDLLEYEDIFAGSHVIEAKVDELVTESLAEIDRIQQMGGAMAAVESGYLKSELVSSHAARRARIEAGDEKIVGVNIYETTEPNPLTADLDAAIMTVDPENEARVVAALHEWRDNRDEARATEALTALKKTAAGTGNLMEATVECARAGVTTGEWAWALRDVFGEFRAPTGVSSAPVAVTAEPGTPLALVREKVSRTADDLGVGRLRLLVGKPGLDGHSNGAEQIAVRARDAGFEVVYQGIRLTPEQITDAALAEDVHCVGLSILSGSHAELVPDVLNRLREAGATDIPVIAGGIIPQADARALIEAGVAAVFTPKDFGITEIIGRIVDEIRTANKLDPLEVPA